The window CGAGATCGCGGTAGTCGGGCACCTCATCGCGTGTGACGATCGCCGGGCCGATCGGACCGTGAGTGTCGAAGCTCTTCCCCATCATCATCGTCTGCGAATGGAACTGCCAGTCGCGCACCGAGACGTCGTTCCCGATCGTGAACCCGGCAACGTAGTCGAGGGCTTCGTTGGCCGTCACGTGTCGAGCGCGCTTGCCGATCACGAAGCAAAGCTCGCCTTCCCAATCGAGGAGTTCACTCACGCGCGGCCGTACGATCGCATCCTCAGGCCCGGCGATGCAGCTCGCCACCTTGCTGAACAGAGCGGGGTACTTCGGGAGTTCGAAGCCGGCCTCCGCCGCGTGATCCTTGTAGTTCACGCCAACGGCGAGAACGGTTCCGGGGCGTGGGACGGGCGCCTCCAAGCGGAAGCCGGGCTCGGCGCAGTCCACCACCAGCCCGTCGCCGACGGCGCGATCAGGCTCTGCCTCGGCCACCTCCTCGGCGTGCGCCACGGCGTGCCGGGCGGCGCCCATCGATTCGTCGCCACCCCCGAGGAAGTCGAGCATGCTCGCCGGCACCAGCGCGTCGGCCGCGGACTCCGCTCGACTCTCGCCGCGCCGCACGAGCCGGGCGCGATACGACCGGTTCAGGTCGATGACCTCGCCGTCGCCGCGCAGCGCGCCGAGCCGGGTCTCCCCGCGCGCCGTGTAGGTGCAAAGCCGCATTCCGGTCCCCTCCTTCACCCCGGGAACAGCCCGGGGCCCGGCCGACGAACTACCACGACGACGAGCCGGTTCCAGGCCCCGGAAGCTTCCGGAAGGTTCCTACTGCCGTCGGGCCGCCGTCGGGCCACAAGTTTGGACCCAGGCCGGGAACTGGGGAGCACCGACCCAACAACAAAATAATGCGGATGCCGGTCGCCCCGAAGACCAACCATAGGGCGCGGGAGTCGCTGTCGGGACAGCCGGTAGGTTGCAATAATGAGGCATCCTCAGTATTGAGGAATCCTCGGCCATGAACTCCCCGAGCCAAGGAGAATCACAGTGAAGACCGACCCCGCGTATCAGACCGTTGCTCCCGACGACTTCCCCGCCATGCTCGAGAACCAGCGGTACTTCCGCCGGTCGTCCGCCTTCGAGGAGATCATCGCGAGGACCGAGGAGCACTTCTGGAATCCGGAAGATCCGGACTACATCGATTTCTCCCAGCCGCTTGCGGCCGACACCCCGATCCTCCCCTACGAATTCAACGTCGAAGCGCACACGGCGATCTGGGACCGACTCGACGAGGGCCAACGCCTCGACTTCACCAACGACCAGGCCCGCTGGGTGGTCTCGAACCTCCTGCACGGTGAGCAGGGTGCCCTGAGCCTGTCTGCCAGTCTCTGCGACATCTTCCTCGACCCGGGCGCGCAGGAATACGCTGCGAACCAGGTGCGGGAAGAAGCGCGCCACGTCCACGGGTTCTCGCTCTACGCCCAGGCCCGCTTCGGCGGCGACATCTTCCCGGTCGGTGACACCATCGGGAATCTCCTGAACGACATCGTCGCGTCTCCGGTC of the Candidatus Binatia bacterium genome contains:
- a CDS encoding fumarylacetoacetate hydrolase family protein encodes the protein MRLCTYTARGETRLGALRGDGEVIDLNRSYRARLVRRGESRAESAADALVPASMLDFLGGGDESMGAARHAVAHAEEVAEAEPDRAVGDGLVVDCAEPGFRLEAPVPRPGTVLAVGVNYKDHAAEAGFELPKYPALFSKVASCIAGPEDAIVRPRVSELLDWEGELCFVIGKRARHVTANEALDYVAGFTIGNDVSVRDWQFHSQTMMMGKSFDTHGPIGPAIVTRDEVPDYRDLDLKTLVNGEVKQDSNTRHLIFGVEEVLEYVTQAFTLHPGDVVFTGTPSGIGGSRRPPEFLKAGDVVRVEISGLGALENAVFDEG